A genomic window from Silene latifolia isolate original U9 population chromosome 11, ASM4854445v1, whole genome shotgun sequence includes:
- the LOC141613381 gene encoding uncharacterized protein LOC141613381, translating to MTNLGEKFKFETDQVIDVQRSRKWLGQGFNKTLCNLLRKVVAKSKRDWHERIGEALWAYRTTYKTPTQATPYALVYGVEAVLPLEMQIPSLRIAIQEELTEDENDKLRLAELEALDEKRLDAQQKLQCYQARMSRAFNKKIRPRSFQVGDLVLAIRRPIITSHKPVGKFTSKWDGPYVVQEVYTNGAYKIADEDGVLVGPINGKFLKRYYS from the coding sequence ATGACAAATTTAGGAGAGAAGTTCAAATTCGAGACAGATCAAGTCATCGATGTACAACGCTCCCGCAAATGGCTTGGTCAAGGCTTTAACAAGACACTTTGCAACTTATTGAGAAAAGTAGTAGCAAAATCAAAACGAGATTGGCATGAAAGAATTGGCGAGGCATTGTGGGCCTATCGCACCACATACAAAACTCCTACTCAAGCAACCCCGTATGCATTAGTGTATGGAGTAGAAGCCGTGTTGCCATTAGAAATGCAGATCCCATCCTTACGCATTGCTATTCAAGAGGAACTTACAGAGGATGAAAATGACAAGTTACGTTTAGCAGAGTTAGAGGCACTCGATGAAAAAAGACTAGATGCCCAACAGAAGCTCCAATGTTATCAAGCAAGGATGTCGcgagcattcaacaaaaaaataCGTCCTCGTTCTTTTCaagtaggagacctagtccttgCAATACGAAGACCAATTATCACCTCTCACAAGCCAGTTGGTAAATTCACCTCAAAGTGGGATGGCCCGTATGTGGTACAAGAAGTCTACACAAATGGCGCATACAAGATTGCGGATGAAGACGGTGTGCTCGTAGGCCCAATAAATGGGAAATTTCTCAAACGTTACTACTCTTGA
- the LOC141613382 gene encoding uncharacterized protein LOC141613382, with protein sequence MAHFVERLKGDRKYLCINNGDHGEESETNLPVYKSLLRAQRELVNTITPADFQENMSIPARPSAYGTRGHTLISTLPTQPMQDEIFPLLGRRIISGDTRWGCRVIQIPGESTYVAGYWEWTEDVLARYGAVLKNCSIYDAVYASLYSYVREPCILRAFLEAWCSTTNTLHTMFGEFSISLWDLHRLSGLPILGSIYDEAVPSYDNLHALDAQGVRVIPRACHFLLVVYHRLKMQSGGKGVTSQQWIEFWCKRSHVYKMPLKRRRESKNPPKFTGNPSGKIDPKPLVWTAEEAKIFESLGIVHESRKQTTYRRPSYHLWLCNFVLPESEDRLIRPETFEVASLVARGEVFSLAPPVLASIYRGLNMISTSPKPGYSGSVFPAHYLYSWLAHYFRTHHEVEPFFFLTGTMLAIQVGYLTSRINPASMSLLTSFSISGISSVLKRRLNRAVEVGGFIILARPEHSKYTCPRVEPAISIDEDFFGRVISILT encoded by the coding sequence ATGGCGCACTTTGTCGAACGTCTCAAAGGTGATCGAAAATATTTGTGTATTAACAATGGTGACCATGGTGAAGAGTCTGAGACCAACCTTCCCGTTTACAAATCATTATTGCGTGCTCAGCGTGAACTGGTTAATACCATTACTCCGGCGGATTTTCAAGAAAACATGTCAATTCCTGCTAGGCCGAGCGCTTATGGGACTCGTGGTCATACGCTTATCAGTACTTTACCTACACAACCTATGCAAGATGAAATATTTCCACTTTTGGGGCGTAGAATCATCTCCGGAGATACCAGATGGGGTTGTCGCGTTATTCAAATTCCCGGAGAATCAACTTACGTCGCAGGGTACTGGGAGTGGACCGAAGATGTTCTTGCTAGATATGGAGCCGTCCTGAAAAATTGTTCAATTTATGATGCGGTGTATGCTTCATTATATTCTTATGTCCGAGAACCTTGTATTTTGCGTGCATTCCTAGAAGCTTGGTGTTCCACTACCAACACACTTCATACTATGTTCGGAGAATTTTCTATTTCATTATGGGATCTCCATCGTCTCAGCGGTTTGCCTATCCTTGGATCAATTTATGATGAAGCAGTTCCTAGTTATGACAACTTACATGCTCTTGATGCTCAAGGTGTTCGGGTAATCCCCCGAGCATGTCATTTCCTACTGGTTGTTTATCATCGTCTTAAAATGCAGTCAGGTGGAAAAGGTGTCACTTCACAGCAATGGATTGAGTTTTGGTGCAAGAGGTCTCATGTATATAAAATGCCCCTGAAGCGACGACGAGAGAGCAAGAATCCTCCTAAATTCACGGGAAACCCTTctggaaaaattgacccaaaaccgCTTGTCTGGACAGCTGAAGAGGCAAAAATATTTGAGTCATTGGGAATAGTTCATGAAAGTCGGAAGCAAACAACATATCGGCGACCTTCTTATCATCTTTGGTTATGTAACTTTGTACTCCCGGAATCTGAAGATCGACTTATTAGACCCGAAACTTTTGAGGTTGCAAGCTTGGTGGCTCGTGGAGAAGTATTTAGTCTTGCACCACCGGTGTTAGCTAGTATTTATCGAGGGCTCAACATGATTTCTACATCTCCCAAGCCTGGTTATTCGGGTTCCGTCTTCCCTGCCCATTATTTGTATAGCTGGCTTGCTCACTATTTCAGGACGCATCACGAAGTTGAACCATTTTTCTTCCTGACTGGAACAATGTTGGCTATCCAGGTAGGATATCTGACTTCACGGATAAATCCAGCCTCAATGAGTTTGTTAACCTCTTTTTCGATTTCAGGTATAAGCTCCGTCCTAAAGCGACGTTTGAACCGAGCGGTCGAAGTTGGAGGCTTTATTATTCTAGCTAGGCCAGAGCATTCCAAGTATACGTGTCCGCGTGTTGAACCTGCCATTTCAATAGATGAAGATTTTTTCGGACGGGTCATTTCAATTCTTACATGA